In Bythopirellula goksoeyrii, a single window of DNA contains:
- a CDS encoding CHRD domain-containing protein, with product MISVLQHPVRKFVVACSYLIVALALLENITNLALAEVLIWGFSIDESQIKNGPEVDGSTNSPATGSGRFEYNTNTNVISYEITWSNLFGALTKLHVHGPADATSSNPSHIIEIFGPPDIPGSVDLNSDTWSDSHTLEALQQTGINPMTNQPYDPITPAQIIAIMESGQSYLNVHTDVFGMGEIRGNLGLPVPEPASLGLLAIGVIMVSFRRSNKPCSRLCLG from the coding sequence ATGATTTCAGTTCTACAGCATCCCGTGAGAAAGTTCGTGGTTGCTTGTTCCTATCTAATCGTGGCCCTAGCTCTCTTGGAAAACATTACGAACTTAGCCTTGGCAGAAGTCTTAATTTGGGGTTTTTCAATCGACGAATCCCAAATCAAGAACGGCCCCGAGGTTGATGGTTCCACGAACAGCCCAGCAACTGGTAGTGGACGTTTTGAATACAACACGAATACCAATGTTATCTCGTATGAGATTACTTGGAGTAACTTGTTCGGTGCCCTGACTAAACTTCATGTCCACGGACCGGCTGATGCTACGTCCAGCAATCCCTCGCATATCATTGAGATCTTTGGACCCCCTGACATTCCCGGGTCGGTCGATCTCAATTCAGACACATGGAGCGATAGCCACACTCTCGAGGCACTTCAGCAGACGGGTATCAATCCAATGACCAATCAGCCCTACGATCCGATCACCCCTGCTCAAATTATTGCCATTATGGAAAGCGGTCAATCTTATTTAAATGTGCATACGGATGTCTTCGGTATGGGGGAGATTCGCGGCAACTTGGGACTGCCCGTCCCCGAGCCAGCTTCGCTAGGCCTTTTAGCCATCGGCGTCATAATGGTGAGTTTCAGACGGTCCAATAAACCATGTTCTCGATTATGCTTAGGCTAA
- a CDS encoding metallophosphoesterase family protein translates to MRVSTRAIALLPLLCPGAVMADWSMVVIPDTQNYVRYWPQEQVWLESHVNWIRDHEFEFVLGTGDITWDNSDWQWAAIKAQLDSMNTPYIVPTGNHDYSPVGAYARHTWKPTTRYNQYFNETFPGLIPWQEGDWVNSYVRFRAPDGRRLLLLNLEDYPRPEALAWATSILQQYPYDTGIVATHMNIEEGDADPNTGESLFARDPNAEPLWQWLRSTSNVEMVFNGHELDGDDIDIDDPLFFAVNWASVADDGHIINEIGFNTQRIEGGGGSWLRTYTFEEATVHAQTYSPHLEEWKTDHRNDFTVQLSPIVNFNLGEWQSNYGDVLDGSDLLNWQRHFAASAHVVPESATLVLGLFGLLGMHYLMPRKRV, encoded by the coding sequence ATGAGAGTTTCTACACGGGCGATAGCTCTACTTCCGCTATTATGTCCTGGGGCAGTCATGGCGGATTGGTCGATGGTCGTCATCCCAGATACTCAAAACTATGTGCGCTACTGGCCGCAGGAGCAGGTTTGGCTTGAATCGCATGTCAATTGGATCCGCGATCATGAGTTTGAATTTGTGTTGGGAACAGGAGATATCACGTGGGACAATTCCGACTGGCAGTGGGCTGCGATCAAGGCGCAACTTGATAGCATGAACACTCCGTATATTGTTCCTACAGGGAACCACGACTATAGTCCCGTCGGAGCGTATGCACGTCATACATGGAAACCGACAACTCGATATAATCAGTACTTTAACGAAACTTTCCCCGGGCTCATCCCTTGGCAAGAGGGAGACTGGGTCAATAGCTATGTAAGGTTCAGGGCTCCCGACGGTCGCAGACTCTTGCTTTTAAATCTCGAAGACTACCCTCGTCCAGAAGCATTAGCATGGGCTACCTCAATTCTTCAACAGTATCCTTACGATACGGGGATTGTTGCGACACATATGAATATCGAAGAAGGAGACGCTGACCCGAACACAGGAGAGTCTTTGTTTGCCCGAGATCCGAACGCGGAGCCTCTGTGGCAGTGGCTTAGGTCCACTAGCAATGTGGAGATGGTTTTCAATGGCCACGAACTAGATGGTGATGACATCGATATAGATGATCCCCTTTTCTTTGCTGTCAATTGGGCGAGCGTTGCGGATGACGGCCATATCATCAATGAGATAGGATTCAATACGCAAAGAATTGAAGGGGGCGGAGGCAGTTGGCTGCGGACCTACACATTTGAAGAGGCCACAGTCCATGCGCAGACTTATAGTCCACATCTGGAAGAGTGGAAAACTGACCATCGAAATGACTTTACAGTTCAACTCTCTCCAATCGTGAACTTTAACCTCGGCGAGTGGCAATCCAACTATGGCGATGTTTTGGACGGTAGCGATTTGCTTAATTGGCAAAGACACTTTGCAGCATCAGCGCATGTCGTCCCCGAATCTGCCACCTTGGTGCTCGGTCTTTTTGGACTATTAGGAATGCACTATCTCATGCCGCGAAAGCGAGTCTAG
- a CDS encoding Ig-like domain-containing protein, with protein sequence MNFSWAKGSLHQFLFLSVVAVVGSVLYPLSCDAGGGPENVFLVVNSSSPASLTVANHYIDLRKIPPSNVCFLKYPPGRASMGGDRFKKVFLEPIIAKIKKRKLTSQIDYIVYSCDFPWRVNFAKVFPTENFSRQQNPYVSLSSATYLSAFVLADRKEMFGSNANFYCSPANNLVVVSRGFRSSYRWSLGGRRAGADGLPYMLSSVLGVNSVPGNTVDEIAWYLKRSAEADGTKPAGTIYFAKNKTIRSTVRDKEYLQAVAKIQLAGVKAEVIEGYFPEYKQNVAGVTCGHSLVNPAGSHCRFLPGAFIDNLTSAGGQFLPGKNQTCLSEFLRMGAAGACGTVVEPFALAPKFPNSTQQVHYVHGCSLAESFYQSVASPFQQILVGDPLCQPWAKIPEVSLEGIKENSMVEGKVTITPQVSDIEEGVADLKLFVDGVLKQQKQAGQSFQWDTTKIPDGYHELRVVATDNTPIETQGRWLGQVIVKNGSDAVQVSVEKDSLAASSTFVNFNVNATNQDPVALYCNDIELGKIDNGNGQIAVAKEKLGAGPITLTAISKGKPGMRSRPLRIELTD encoded by the coding sequence ATGAATTTCTCCTGGGCAAAGGGCAGCCTACACCAGTTCTTATTCCTGAGCGTGGTCGCAGTAGTCGGAAGCGTGCTGTACCCCCTTTCTTGCGATGCAGGGGGTGGACCGGAGAATGTGTTTCTTGTGGTCAACAGCTCCAGCCCCGCTTCACTTACGGTAGCGAATCACTACATCGACCTTCGCAAAATCCCGCCTTCCAACGTTTGTTTTCTCAAGTATCCTCCCGGACGGGCTTCGATGGGAGGAGATCGTTTCAAGAAGGTATTCCTCGAGCCGATCATTGCCAAGATCAAGAAGCGGAAGCTCACCAGTCAAATCGATTACATCGTTTATTCTTGTGATTTCCCTTGGCGAGTGAATTTTGCCAAAGTGTTTCCAACGGAGAACTTCAGTCGTCAGCAGAATCCTTATGTCTCGCTTTCAAGTGCAACCTATTTGTCAGCGTTTGTGCTTGCTGATCGCAAGGAGATGTTTGGTTCCAATGCAAATTTTTATTGTAGTCCTGCCAACAATCTCGTCGTTGTCTCGCGAGGTTTCCGCTCCAGCTATCGGTGGTCCCTTGGTGGAAGGAGGGCAGGTGCTGACGGTTTGCCTTACATGCTGTCGTCGGTTCTGGGCGTGAACAGCGTGCCTGGCAACACGGTGGATGAGATCGCCTGGTATCTGAAGCGGTCGGCTGAGGCTGACGGAACAAAACCCGCTGGTACTATCTACTTTGCCAAGAACAAGACGATTCGCTCAACAGTCCGCGACAAGGAGTATCTCCAAGCCGTCGCCAAGATCCAACTCGCTGGCGTGAAAGCGGAAGTCATCGAAGGGTATTTTCCTGAATACAAGCAAAACGTTGCTGGTGTTACCTGTGGACACAGCCTCGTGAACCCAGCCGGGTCGCACTGCCGATTTTTGCCGGGTGCATTTATCGATAACCTCACAAGTGCCGGTGGCCAGTTCTTGCCGGGTAAGAATCAAACCTGCCTGAGCGAGTTCCTTCGAATGGGTGCCGCCGGTGCCTGTGGCACAGTTGTAGAACCTTTTGCTCTGGCACCGAAGTTTCCCAACTCAACTCAGCAGGTCCACTACGTTCATGGTTGCTCTTTGGCCGAATCGTTTTACCAGTCGGTCGCCTCTCCCTTTCAGCAGATCCTGGTGGGGGATCCTCTTTGCCAACCTTGGGCGAAAATACCTGAAGTTTCGCTCGAAGGAATTAAGGAGAATTCGATGGTAGAGGGCAAAGTGACGATCACTCCACAGGTCTCAGATATTGAGGAAGGTGTGGCAGACCTAAAATTATTTGTTGACGGTGTTCTAAAACAGCAGAAACAGGCGGGACAAAGCTTCCAGTGGGACACCACGAAAATTCCTGATGGCTATCATGAATTGCGGGTCGTTGCCACCGACAATACCCCCATCGAAACCCAAGGCCGTTGGTTGGGGCAAGTGATAGTTAAGAATGGCTCCGATGCGGTTCAAGTTAGCGTGGAGAAAGATTCTCTGGCTGCGAGCTCAACTTTTGTCAATTTCAACGTAAATGCTACGAATCAGGACCCGGTTGCGCTGTATTGCAATGACATCGAATTGGGCAAGATCGACAATGGCAACGGTCAGATAGCAGTCGCGAAAGAGAAACTGGGGGCGGGACCGATTACCCTGACAGCCATCTCCAAGGGAAAGCCCGGCATGCGATCTCGGCCTCTGAGGATAGAGTTAACAGATTAA
- a CDS encoding glycosyltransferase family 4 protein, whose amino-acid sequence MRSNPELSAHKKSGRLLTVVQLLPALEGGGVESCTVEINAALVARGHRSVVVSAGGKLVEEIEAVGGESFQLDIGRKSPFALLNAFKLRQFLKQSGVDVLHARSRMPAWIGLLACRMMPARQRPRIVTTVHGLNSVNRYSKVMTYGERIVAVSECCREFILKNYPDTDASKIVVIPHGIDPSKFSYGFQPSAEWRNSWNQQYPSLTGRFVVLLPGRLTRLKGHFDFLGVIDLLKQEGIPVAGLIVGGEDPRRRKYSRLLREEIGRKNLNQDILFTGQRKDLREIMCVSSAVVSTSTKPESFGRTVLESLSLGRPTFGYEHGGVGEILAQVYPMGRVPVGDITAMADKLAQVYQNALQAPIPVEGYDLRSALEKEIELYESLAGDRL is encoded by the coding sequence ATGAGGTCAAATCCAGAGCTATCCGCGCACAAAAAATCCGGGCGTCTATTGACGGTTGTGCAACTGCTCCCCGCTCTTGAAGGTGGAGGTGTCGAGTCCTGTACCGTGGAAATCAATGCTGCCTTAGTTGCGCGGGGGCATCGCAGTGTGGTAGTTTCTGCAGGAGGTAAGTTGGTTGAGGAAATAGAGGCTGTAGGGGGAGAGAGTTTCCAACTAGACATTGGTCGCAAGTCACCCTTTGCTCTTCTGAATGCATTCAAGCTGCGGCAATTCTTGAAGCAAAGTGGTGTAGATGTTCTCCACGCACGTTCCAGAATGCCGGCGTGGATTGGACTTCTCGCTTGTAGAATGATGCCTGCTCGGCAGCGTCCTCGTATTGTGACGACCGTGCACGGTCTGAATTCTGTGAATCGTTACAGTAAAGTTATGACCTACGGCGAAAGAATAGTTGCAGTATCTGAGTGTTGTCGAGAGTTTATCTTGAAGAATTATCCCGATACGGACGCAAGTAAGATTGTGGTGATTCCTCATGGAATTGATCCATCGAAATTTTCTTACGGGTTTCAACCTAGTGCGGAATGGCGCAACTCTTGGAATCAACAATACCCCTCCTTGACAGGCAGATTTGTTGTACTGCTACCGGGACGCCTCACACGGTTAAAGGGCCACTTTGATTTCCTTGGAGTAATTGACCTGCTCAAACAAGAAGGAATCCCCGTCGCAGGGCTAATCGTTGGTGGCGAAGACCCTCGACGTCGCAAGTATTCAAGATTGCTCAGAGAAGAGATAGGTCGCAAGAATCTAAATCAGGACATCCTTTTCACTGGGCAACGCAAAGATCTGCGTGAAATCATGTGTGTTTCATCGGCCGTCGTATCGACTTCTACGAAGCCTGAGAGCTTTGGGCGTACCGTGCTAGAGTCGCTCAGTCTGGGGCGCCCCACCTTTGGGTACGAGCATGGCGGTGTGGGTGAGATTCTCGCGCAAGTCTATCCTATGGGGAGAGTCCCAGTCGGCGACATTACTGCTATGGCAGATAAGCTCGCTCAGGTGTACCAGAATGCATTGCAGGCCCCAATTCCCGTAGAAGGATATGACTTGCGTTCTGCCCTTGAGAAAGAAATAGAACTCTATGAGAGCCTAGCTGGAGATCGCCTCTAG
- a CDS encoding class I SAM-dependent methyltransferase, whose product MAIAQLTRMLGVERKYNRLRTYLTTSEEFLREEILEFHFFQFNSGNAKYFLQNDQPLDVQIAELPHYQVAESVRSGDSMAIEKAKREYLKYLEFSWPSHGIETSPSNLEEKYDRFVDLVQKTEAAGKLNATVILTKIPGLQGYFVVDGNHRCSIAAALGLPVNAKVLGFPDVFDQYMRVDEFYGTNNKNLPYQSIYIDKAIVRHGRREDIYDRLATLPPELLGGKTVLDVGCNIGMNAIGAYKSGARKVVGLEVSGRIVNFATRFAMFDQCYPNVEFRQFNVDSDQLNGAEQFDIGFMLSVHHHLKNPERLAHIAKNNVTQAVVFEGHPDTNLDDYANFLNTVAFSRIEKVADLATSVFKSELSRPLWVFYK is encoded by the coding sequence ATGGCGATTGCACAGTTGACAAGAATGCTTGGCGTCGAGCGCAAATACAACCGATTGCGGACCTATCTCACCACGAGTGAGGAGTTTTTGCGGGAAGAGATACTTGAGTTTCATTTCTTCCAATTCAATTCGGGCAACGCGAAGTATTTTCTTCAGAACGACCAACCGCTTGATGTACAGATTGCCGAACTGCCTCACTATCAGGTCGCAGAGTCAGTTCGCTCTGGCGATAGCATGGCGATTGAAAAAGCGAAGCGAGAGTATCTCAAGTATCTGGAATTTAGCTGGCCTAGCCACGGCATTGAAACCAGTCCAAGTAATCTGGAAGAGAAATACGATCGATTCGTCGACTTAGTCCAAAAGACCGAAGCAGCGGGCAAGCTCAATGCCACGGTCATCTTGACAAAGATTCCCGGCCTGCAGGGCTACTTCGTAGTCGATGGAAATCATCGGTGCAGTATCGCCGCTGCGCTTGGACTTCCAGTAAACGCAAAAGTACTCGGTTTTCCTGATGTGTTCGACCAGTATATGCGTGTCGACGAATTTTATGGGACGAATAACAAGAACTTGCCATACCAAAGTATCTATATTGACAAAGCCATCGTAAGGCATGGACGTCGTGAAGATATCTACGACCGGCTCGCCACGTTGCCACCAGAGTTGTTAGGAGGGAAAACAGTCCTTGATGTCGGGTGCAATATTGGCATGAATGCCATCGGAGCCTACAAATCTGGAGCACGCAAGGTAGTCGGCTTAGAAGTTTCTGGAAGAATTGTGAACTTTGCCACGCGTTTTGCCATGTTTGACCAATGTTACCCCAACGTTGAGTTTCGCCAATTCAATGTTGATTCAGATCAGTTGAATGGAGCAGAGCAATTTGATATTGGTTTCATGCTATCAGTGCACCACCATCTAAAGAATCCTGAAAGACTAGCTCATATCGCTAAGAACAATGTTACCCAAGCGGTTGTTTTTGAGGGACATCCGGATACGAATTTGGACGACTATGCCAATTTTCTCAATACAGTCGCGTTCTCACGGATTGAAAAAGTGGCCGATCTTGCCACTTCAGTATTTAAGTCAGAATTAAGCCGACCGCTGTGGGTTTTTTATAAGTAA
- a CDS encoding glycosyltransferase family 10 domain-containing protein, translated as MTIAILPYRLKNIRNLADVPLDQLILPLEASIRQGTVRELLPEDHLVIPPSSQLLYRPLENLQCSISLRITEPYAVHRRHYLAMYVLWPRFFRIFSRCHKLRRRIPNARALTLTSTWVSDLNAANVSKTERMSLIASGKQKMRGHRIRHQLAAWISQAGVEVDLLGRAFKSFDKKEEGLAPYRFSAVIENSREPGYFSEKLIDCLLCNTIPVYWGAPDVNQYFDTRGMVICQSINELKQALSSLNYRDFERLSAYSAENRERALSYINQEQAIAKMLQYELSNISAA; from the coding sequence ATGACAATTGCAATACTCCCCTATCGATTGAAGAATATCCGTAATCTAGCCGATGTACCGCTTGATCAACTTATCTTGCCACTCGAAGCGAGTATCCGCCAAGGGACGGTCCGCGAGTTGTTACCCGAGGATCACTTGGTCATTCCCCCGAGTTCGCAACTACTGTATCGTCCCCTTGAGAACCTCCAGTGTTCAATCTCCCTGAGAATTACCGAACCCTATGCGGTCCATAGGCGTCACTATCTAGCGATGTATGTGCTGTGGCCACGATTCTTTCGCATCTTTTCGCGATGCCATAAGCTGAGACGGCGTATTCCGAATGCCCGAGCATTGACACTTACGTCAACTTGGGTGTCGGACCTAAACGCTGCGAACGTTTCAAAAACTGAGCGAATGTCTTTGATAGCATCTGGCAAACAAAAAATGAGAGGGCATCGCATACGTCATCAATTGGCTGCCTGGATTTCACAAGCTGGGGTCGAAGTAGATCTCTTGGGTCGGGCGTTTAAGTCCTTTGATAAGAAGGAAGAAGGGCTCGCTCCCTACCGGTTCTCAGCGGTTATTGAGAACAGTCGCGAACCGGGCTATTTCTCTGAAAAGTTGATCGACTGTCTACTTTGCAACACGATTCCCGTCTATTGGGGCGCTCCGGATGTGAACCAATACTTCGATACAAGAGGGATGGTCATTTGTCAGAGTATCAATGAATTAAAACAAGCCCTATCGTCTTTAAACTATAGAGACTTTGAGCGTCTCAGCGCTTACTCTGCCGAAAATCGTGAGCGGGCGCTCTCCTATATCAATCAAGAACAAGCCATTGCGAAAATGCTGCAATATGAGTTGTCCAACATATCGGCTGCATAA
- a CDS encoding polysaccharide pyruvyl transferase family protein, whose protein sequence is MHRKIEKARRYWSWRLKSTANLPLFWHVGRPNFGDDINPSFLERLSDQQVRFATNRSQPHLLGVGSILESATPSSIVIGSGYLKPDSGPLPKQTRVVSVRGQRSLELAGCGDHVLLGDPLVLVDQLFDKPIRKKHEIGLVSHVLNISAMKAKYGRYTHLISPMQSPWRVVEEIASCERIVSQSLHGLIVADALQIPNLWLAPSDSMAGGRFKFDDYFSTLDQEKPFFAANEDIFQHPSQYPFMIGQFKYSKQQYRTAISNACASLSLATNRVEVGVSV, encoded by the coding sequence ATGCATCGTAAAATCGAAAAGGCGAGACGATACTGGAGTTGGCGCCTAAAATCGACGGCGAATCTCCCCCTTTTTTGGCATGTCGGTCGACCAAATTTCGGTGACGACATCAACCCTTCGTTTCTGGAGCGGCTTAGTGACCAGCAAGTCCGCTTCGCCACGAATCGTTCCCAACCTCACCTCCTCGGCGTAGGTAGCATCCTCGAAAGTGCAACGCCGTCTTCAATCGTAATAGGTTCCGGTTATCTCAAACCCGATTCTGGACCGTTGCCGAAACAGACGAGGGTTGTCAGTGTCCGCGGTCAAAGGAGTCTCGAACTCGCCGGCTGCGGCGATCATGTCCTGCTAGGGGACCCCCTCGTTTTGGTCGATCAATTATTCGATAAGCCAATTCGAAAGAAGCATGAAATCGGATTGGTATCGCATGTACTGAATATCTCCGCGATGAAGGCAAAGTACGGTCGCTACACCCATCTGATCAGCCCCATGCAATCTCCGTGGAGAGTCGTGGAAGAAATTGCTTCCTGTGAAAGAATCGTGAGTCAATCATTGCACGGTTTGATTGTGGCAGACGCATTGCAGATTCCTAATTTATGGCTCGCACCCTCGGATTCGATGGCTGGAGGGAGATTCAAATTTGACGACTATTTCTCTACGCTTGATCAAGAAAAGCCATTTTTCGCTGCGAACGAAGACATCTTTCAACATCCTTCGCAATACCCATTCATGATCGGCCAATTCAAATATTCAAAACAGCAGTATCGCACCGCAATAAGTAATGCCTGTGCGTCCTTGTCACTTGCTACAAACCGAGTTGAAGTCGGAGTCTCAGTATGA
- a CDS encoding glycosyltransferase family 25 protein, which translates to MNVKAFIVHLERATDRHEQVERLKQQCPIPVEVVEAVDSEALENESVRERRDCSHFKPSYPFQLRLAEIACFYSHRKCWQAIVDQNLDGGLILEDDVELDVTVFNSAFDLALRHFTLEDYVRFPQKCRERAASIRASTATHRLIVPEVTGLGMIGQLVGQNAAKSLLEHTQRFDRPVDAFLQMTWQTGVQPISVYPGGITERSAQLGGSCIGKRKSWRETLKREILRPLYRHKLASCARRSAQISF; encoded by the coding sequence ATGAACGTCAAAGCATTTATTGTCCACCTGGAACGAGCAACGGATCGGCATGAACAGGTCGAGCGTCTTAAGCAGCAATGTCCGATTCCCGTAGAGGTCGTAGAAGCGGTCGATAGTGAAGCACTTGAGAATGAGAGTGTTCGCGAGAGAAGAGACTGCTCACACTTTAAGCCGTCCTATCCTTTCCAGCTGAGGTTGGCAGAGATAGCCTGTTTCTATAGCCATCGTAAGTGCTGGCAAGCGATCGTCGATCAGAATCTTGATGGGGGTCTAATCCTAGAAGACGATGTCGAACTTGACGTGACTGTTTTTAATTCCGCCTTCGACCTTGCGCTACGACATTTTACTCTGGAAGACTATGTTCGGTTTCCTCAAAAATGCCGTGAGAGAGCTGCATCAATTCGTGCTTCTACGGCAACTCACCGGCTCATTGTGCCCGAGGTGACCGGCTTGGGAATGATCGGACAATTGGTTGGACAGAACGCGGCAAAATCGTTATTGGAACATACTCAGCGATTTGATCGGCCCGTCGATGCGTTCTTGCAAATGACATGGCAAACGGGTGTGCAGCCAATTAGTGTTTATCCGGGCGGAATCACCGAAAGGTCTGCTCAACTCGGAGGGAGTTGCATTGGGAAGCGAAAGTCATGGAGAGAAACGCTAAAGAGAGAAATACTCCGCCCGCTTTATAGGCACAAACTGGCGAGCTGCGCTCGTCGGAGTGCCCAAATCAGCTTTTAG
- a CDS encoding FkbM family methyltransferase, giving the protein MNKSAYCSQHGEDILLDKVFAGQKEGYYVELGSHDGVHLSNTYYFEQRGWSGLLVEAHSGLFDALKTNRKGSTCIRAAVSEEDGEVVFYETPRGSLSTFDPAQRDYFIQRRSEVTAHSYRETKVRTARTTTLLDEARAPATIDIMSIDIEGAELAALRGLDFDKYNVRVLVVESDHKQHEAESMVRKLLTAQGYEIARTIGVNSFWVREGELARKIREVPFSGEVNHYRNVGRELDEKVVCNTVSVSFAAGENSRRRSLLTRLHQSFHKRYQRYFNRAA; this is encoded by the coding sequence ATGAATAAATCAGCGTATTGTAGCCAGCACGGCGAGGACATCTTGCTTGATAAGGTGTTTGCAGGACAAAAAGAAGGATACTACGTCGAACTCGGCAGCCACGATGGTGTGCATTTGTCGAATACCTACTATTTCGAACAACGGGGCTGGAGTGGTCTGTTGGTCGAAGCGCATTCGGGACTCTTCGACGCTCTCAAAACAAACCGCAAAGGATCGACTTGTATTCGGGCCGCTGTTTCCGAAGAGGACGGCGAAGTTGTTTTCTACGAAACTCCCCGTGGCTCCCTCTCCACGTTTGACCCAGCACAACGAGATTACTTCATCCAGCGGCGTTCTGAAGTGACAGCGCACAGCTATCGCGAAACTAAGGTCAGGACTGCACGCACTACGACTCTGCTTGATGAGGCTCGTGCTCCTGCAACGATTGACATCATGTCGATTGATATTGAAGGTGCTGAGCTTGCTGCGTTGCGTGGCCTTGATTTCGACAAATACAATGTTCGTGTGCTCGTAGTCGAGTCAGACCACAAACAACATGAAGCGGAAAGCATGGTGCGAAAGCTACTCACTGCTCAAGGATATGAAATCGCACGCACGATCGGCGTCAATTCATTCTGGGTCAGAGAGGGTGAGCTAGCACGGAAGATTCGTGAGGTACCGTTTTCAGGCGAGGTCAATCACTATCGAAATGTCGGCAGGGAACTCGATGAAAAAGTTGTCTGCAACACGGTTAGCGTTTCCTTTGCTGCCGGGGAAAACTCAAGAAGAAGATCACTTCTGACACGTCTTCATCAAAGCTTTCATAAAAGATATCAAAGGTATTTCAATAGAGCCGCCTAG
- a CDS encoding glycosyltransferase family 4 protein, whose amino-acid sequence MFWALVARDLLRLPIKTVFTSAAIRRHSALPRFLISRMDAVVATSPRAAGFVPNVVAVVPHGVDTSSFQPAVDRASAWQATGFSGKRGIATVGRVRPEKGTDLFVEAMIRILPHHPEVTALIIGKTEAKFARFSQALKRRIAEAGLEGRICFTGEIEKQKLPEILSALTLLVAVPRYEGYGMTPLEAMASGTPVVVSDTGAFATFVANSKSGRLVPINDIEKVCDAVEEILDDPNLAEDMSRGARETVEQEFSVTQEIEGIGQVYQQLWELRNAA is encoded by the coding sequence ATGTTTTGGGCACTGGTTGCTCGCGATCTGCTGCGGTTGCCGATCAAGACGGTTTTTACTTCGGCCGCAATTCGTCGCCACTCGGCGTTGCCGAGATTTTTGATTTCGAGAATGGACGCGGTTGTCGCTACTTCGCCAAGGGCGGCGGGATTTGTGCCGAATGTAGTCGCCGTCGTACCGCACGGCGTCGATACATCGAGTTTTCAACCGGCAGTAGATCGCGCTAGCGCCTGGCAAGCGACAGGCTTTTCAGGCAAACGAGGGATCGCCACGGTTGGTCGAGTCCGACCAGAAAAGGGGACGGATCTCTTCGTCGAGGCAATGATCCGAATTTTACCGCATCATCCCGAAGTGACCGCTCTAATTATCGGAAAGACCGAGGCGAAGTTTGCTCGATTCTCACAGGCGCTGAAACGTCGCATAGCTGAGGCAGGACTCGAAGGTCGAATTTGTTTTACGGGGGAGATCGAGAAACAAAAGCTGCCTGAAATCCTCTCCGCGTTGACGCTACTGGTTGCTGTGCCACGTTACGAAGGCTACGGCATGACTCCCCTCGAAGCGATGGCCTCAGGTACTCCTGTGGTAGTCAGTGATACGGGCGCGTTTGCCACATTTGTGGCCAATAGCAAGAGTGGTCGGCTAGTGCCGATCAACGACATAGAAAAGGTGTGTGATGCAGTCGAAGAGATTCTCGATGATCCTAATCTGGCAGAAGATATGTCGCGAGGGGCACGAGAAACTGTCGAGCAGGAGTTTAGCGTCACCCAAGAAATTGAAGGAATCGGACAAGTCTACCAACAGCTTTGGGAACTTCGGAATGCTGCTTGA
- a CDS encoding SGNH/GDSL hydrolase family protein, with translation MASSKIQADILLLNYGHVDSRITPIARGTYPYITEVGLKTTSRKLLNLKKFRSGNISPRSVVSGETLVPIADFCSNIQRMIKFARKANPGVWILLWGSPPLQHNAQHNEQLLRYNAESHDIATRMGATYLPTKPVIDNLSFSEELRGKQRFSEVATTSIAAEMAHAYLSQRQRTAA, from the coding sequence ATGGCTTCCAGCAAGATTCAGGCAGATATTCTCCTGTTGAATTACGGACACGTAGACTCAAGGATCACACCGATAGCTCGGGGCACGTATCCCTACATTACTGAGGTGGGTTTGAAGACAACGAGTCGCAAACTGCTGAATCTCAAGAAATTCCGTTCGGGCAACATATCACCCCGAAGCGTCGTTTCAGGAGAAACCTTAGTGCCAATCGCCGATTTTTGCTCCAACATTCAGCGGATGATCAAGTTCGCTCGCAAAGCGAATCCCGGCGTGTGGATCCTGCTCTGGGGGAGTCCACCCCTACAACACAATGCCCAACACAATGAGCAACTTTTGAGATACAACGCCGAATCGCACGACATCGCCACGCGGATGGGAGCGACCTACCTTCCTACAAAGCCAGTCATCGACAATCTCTCTTTTTCTGAGGAACTCCGCGGCAAGCAGCGCTTCAGCGAAGTTGCAACCACATCCATTGCTGCGGAGATGGCCCACGCGTATCTCTCCCAACGGCAACGCACGGCTGCATAG